A single Musa acuminata AAA Group cultivar baxijiao chromosome BXJ2-1, Cavendish_Baxijiao_AAA, whole genome shotgun sequence DNA region contains:
- the LOC103985598 gene encoding small ribosomal subunit protein eS12, translating into MAAEDAVTAENAPALGEPMDLMTALQLVMKKSLAHDGLVRGLHEAAKAIEKHAAQLCILAEDCNQADYVKLVKALCADHNVHLVTVPSAKTLGEWAGLCKIDSEGKARKVVGCSCVVLKDYGEESEGLHIVQEYVKSH; encoded by the exons ATGGCTGC TGAAGATGCTGTCACGGCTGAGAATGCCCCAGCTCTTGGAGAGCCCATGGACTTGATGACAGCTCTGCAGCTTGTGATGAAGAAATCGTTGGCCCATGATGGGCTTGTTCGTGGACTTCATGAAGCTGCGAAGGCAATCGAGAAGCATGCTGCGCAACTTTGCATCCTAGCTGAGGACTGCAACCAGGCTGACTATGTCAAGCTGGTCAAAGCACTATGTGCTGATCACAATGTGCATTTAGTGACCGTACCAAGCGCCAAAACACTTGGGGAGTGGGCAGGG CTGTGTAAGATTGATTCAGAAGGAAAGGCTAGAAAAGTTGTGGGTTGTTCATGTGTCGTCCTCAAG GATTACGGAGAAGAATCAGAGGGCCTTCATATAGTTCAGGAGTATGTGAAGTCACATTGA
- the LOC135583620 gene encoding uncharacterized protein LOC135583620 isoform X3 yields MAAAAMGKIERAHRMYREGCHEVALGLYTDALAMAKTKAQKIALHSNRAACYLKLHDFKKSLAPIPESEEEASSLEENEEEVQPKGTRTQSEEERKVDPADEKPEAPVTQPANTEEASANTSSKPQGWEAIPKPKGHSGLDYSRWDRVEDDSSEEEEDDTEDQQPRSFNRLLGHILIKVVLRHKQHAGHLVLTPIDSHSWGVL; encoded by the exons ATGGCGGCGGCAGCGATGGGCAAGATCGAGAGGGCCCATCGGATGTACCGCGAGGGGTGCCACGAGGTGGCGCTCGGGCTGTACACGGACGCCCTGGCGATGGCCAAGACCAAAGCCCAGAAGATCGCTCTCCACAGCAACCGGGCCGCCTGCTACCTGAAGCTGCATGACTTCAAGAAG TCACTTGCTCCAATACCCGAGTCTGAGGAAGAAGCATCTTCTCTCGAAGAAAACGAAGAAGAAGTCCAACCAAAAGGAACAAGGACCCAGTcagaagaggaaagaaaagttGACCCTGCTGATGAGAAACCTGAAGCACCTGTAACCCAACCTGCAAACACTGAGGAGGCCTCTGCTAATACTTCTTCCAAACCACAGGGTTGGGAAGCAATTCCAAAACCAAAAGGGCATTCAGGGCTTGATTATTCACGATGGGACAGGGTCGAAGACGATTCAagtgaagaggaagaggatgacACAGAGGACCAGCAACCTCG GTCCTTCAATCGGCTGTTGGGGCACATTCTCATTAAAGTTGTTCTTCGGCACAAACAGCATGCCGGACACCTTGTCCTTACGCCCATCGATAGCCATAGTTGGGGAGTTCTCTAA
- the LOC135583620 gene encoding uncharacterized protein LOC135583620 isoform X2: MAAAAMGKIERAHRMYREGCHEVALGLYTDALAMAKTKAQKIALHSNRAACYLKLHDFKKAAEECTSVLELDHQHTGALMLRAQTLVTLKDYQSALFDVNRLMELNPLSDVYRNLQARLKTQLSLAPIPESEEEASSLEENEEEVQPKGTRTQSEEERKVDPADEKPEAPVTQPANTEEASANTSSKPQGWEAIPKPKGHSGLDYSRWDRVEDDSSEEEEDDTEDQQPRYKFRVRTVGVKPVK; encoded by the exons ATGGCGGCGGCAGCGATGGGCAAGATCGAGAGGGCCCATCGGATGTACCGCGAGGGGTGCCACGAGGTGGCGCTCGGGCTGTACACGGACGCCCTGGCGATGGCCAAGACCAAAGCCCAGAAGATCGCTCTCCACAGCAACCGGGCCGCCTGCTACCTGAAGCTGCATGACTTCAAGAAG GCAGCAGAAGAATGTACGTCAGTCCTTGAGCTGGATCATCAACACACAGGAGCTTTGATGTTACGTGCACAAACATTAGTCACTCTTAAGGATTATCAATCAGCACTTTTTGATGTGAACAGATTGATGGAGCTGAATCCATTGTCAGATGTGTATAGAAATTTGCAAGCCCGGCTAAAAACACAATTG TCACTTGCTCCAATACCCGAGTCTGAGGAAGAAGCATCTTCTCTCGAAGAAAACGAAGAAGAAGTCCAACCAAAAGGAACAAGGACCCAGTcagaagaggaaagaaaagttGACCCTGCTGATGAGAAACCTGAAGCACCTGTAACCCAACCTGCAAACACTGAGGAGGCCTCTGCTAATACTTCTTCCAAACCACAGGGTTGGGAAGCAATTCCAAAACCAAAAGGGCATTCAGGGCTTGATTATTCACGATGGGACAGGGTCGAAGACGATTCAagtgaagaggaagaggatgacACAGAGGACCAGCAACCTCGGTATAAATTCCGTGTTCGAACTGTGGGTGTGAAGCCTGTAAAATGA
- the LOC135583620 gene encoding uncharacterized protein LOC135583620 isoform X1, translated as MAAAAMGKIERAHRMYREGCHEVALGLYTDALAMAKTKAQKIALHSNRAACYLKLHDFKKAAEECTSVLELDHQHTGALMLRAQTLVTLKDYQSALFDVNRLMELNPLSDVYRNLQARLKTQLSLAPIPESEEEASSLEENEEEVQPKGTRTQSEEERKVDPADEKPEAPVTQPANTEEASANTSSKPQGWEAIPKPKGHSGLDYSRWDRVEDDSSEEEEDDTEDQQPRSFNRLLGHILIKVVLRHKQHAGHLVLTPIDSHSWGVL; from the exons ATGGCGGCGGCAGCGATGGGCAAGATCGAGAGGGCCCATCGGATGTACCGCGAGGGGTGCCACGAGGTGGCGCTCGGGCTGTACACGGACGCCCTGGCGATGGCCAAGACCAAAGCCCAGAAGATCGCTCTCCACAGCAACCGGGCCGCCTGCTACCTGAAGCTGCATGACTTCAAGAAG GCAGCAGAAGAATGTACGTCAGTCCTTGAGCTGGATCATCAACACACAGGAGCTTTGATGTTACGTGCACAAACATTAGTCACTCTTAAGGATTATCAATCAGCACTTTTTGATGTGAACAGATTGATGGAGCTGAATCCATTGTCAGATGTGTATAGAAATTTGCAAGCCCGGCTAAAAACACAATTG TCACTTGCTCCAATACCCGAGTCTGAGGAAGAAGCATCTTCTCTCGAAGAAAACGAAGAAGAAGTCCAACCAAAAGGAACAAGGACCCAGTcagaagaggaaagaaaagttGACCCTGCTGATGAGAAACCTGAAGCACCTGTAACCCAACCTGCAAACACTGAGGAGGCCTCTGCTAATACTTCTTCCAAACCACAGGGTTGGGAAGCAATTCCAAAACCAAAAGGGCATTCAGGGCTTGATTATTCACGATGGGACAGGGTCGAAGACGATTCAagtgaagaggaagaggatgacACAGAGGACCAGCAACCTCG GTCCTTCAATCGGCTGTTGGGGCACATTCTCATTAAAGTTGTTCTTCGGCACAAACAGCATGCCGGACACCTTGTCCTTACGCCCATCGATAGCCATAGTTGGGGAGTTCTCTAA
- the LOC135583625 gene encoding uncharacterized protein LOC135583625 isoform X3: protein MPLITSRPAGRLSLSRPPSPIPWVPNVVKVRLQMQLAGQRGHLVGMGTIFTQMIKNEGARSLYLGLGPALTRSLLYGGLRLGLYEPFKYVCEHVVGSTNIFVKIASGAFSGAIATGVTNPTEVLKVRLQMNSNSQTGPFREMYKIVSDEGVRALWKGVGPAMARASCLTASQLATYDESKQVLLKWTPLEEGFHLHLISSCIAGTVGTLVTAPVDMIKTRLMLQQEARGVRNYRNAFHCAYQVVLTEGFGALYKGGSATFARLGPQTAITFIVCEKLRELVGIKAI from the exons ATGCCGCTTATCACTTCACGACCAGCGGGGCGGCTGTCGCTGTCGCGACCGCCGTCACCCATCCCTTGGGTACCCA ATGTCGTCAAAGTTAGACTCCAAATGCAGCTTGCTGGCCAAAGAGGACATTTGGTTGGGATG GGAACAATTTTCACACAAATGATAAAAAATGAAGGAGCTAGAAGTCTCTATTTGGGGCTTGGACCTGCGTTGACTAGGTCTCTCCTTTATGGAGGTCTTCGTTTAGGTTTATATGAACCTTTCAAGTATGTTTGTGAACACGTAGTTGGTTCAACTAATATCTTTGTGAAAATTGCATCTGGGGCATTTTCTGGTGCAATTGCAACTGGTGTGACTAATCCAACAGAAGTTCTAAAG GTAAGGTTACAAATGAACTCAAACTCCCAAACTGGACCCTTCAGGGAAATGTACAAAATTGTGTCAGATGAGGGTGTGCGAGCACTTTGGAAAGGAGTTGGCCCAGCAATGGCCAGAGCTAGTTGTCTGACAGCATCACAGCTTGCAACTTATGATGAATCAAAACAG GTTTTGCTTAAGTGGACCCCTCTTGAAGAAGGCTTTCATCTACATCTCAT CTCAAGTTGCATAGCTGGAACGGTTGGAACTCTTGTAACTGCACCAGTGGACATGATTAAAACTCGTCTAATGTTACAACAAGAAGCAAGAGGTGTCAGAAATTATAGAAATGCATTCCATTGTGCTTACCAG GTAGTGCTTACAGAAGGCTTTGGAGCACTTTACAAAGG TGGATCTGCCACCTTTGCGAGATTAGGTCCCCAGACCGCAATCACATTTATTGTCTGTGAGAAGCTACGGGAACTCGTTGGAATAAAAGCGATTTGA
- the LOC135583625 gene encoding uncharacterized protein LOC135583625 isoform X4: MIKNEGARSLYLGLGPALTRSLLYGGLRLGLYEPFKYVCEHVVGSTNIFVKIASGAFSGAIATGVTNPTEVLKVRLQMNSNSQTGPFREMYKIVSDEGVRALWKGVGPAMARASCLTASQLATYDESKQVLLKWTPLEEGFHLHLISSCIAGTVGTLVTAPVDMIKTRLMLQQEARGVRNYRNAFHCAYQVVLTEGFGALYKGGSATFARLGPQTAITFIVCEKLRELVGIKAI; this comes from the exons ATGATAAAAAATGAAGGAGCTAGAAGTCTCTATTTGGGGCTTGGACCTGCGTTGACTAGGTCTCTCCTTTATGGAGGTCTTCGTTTAGGTTTATATGAACCTTTCAAGTATGTTTGTGAACACGTAGTTGGTTCAACTAATATCTTTGTGAAAATTGCATCTGGGGCATTTTCTGGTGCAATTGCAACTGGTGTGACTAATCCAACAGAAGTTCTAAAG GTAAGGTTACAAATGAACTCAAACTCCCAAACTGGACCCTTCAGGGAAATGTACAAAATTGTGTCAGATGAGGGTGTGCGAGCACTTTGGAAAGGAGTTGGCCCAGCAATGGCCAGAGCTAGTTGTCTGACAGCATCACAGCTTGCAACTTATGATGAATCAAAACAG GTTTTGCTTAAGTGGACCCCTCTTGAAGAAGGCTTTCATCTACATCTCAT CTCAAGTTGCATAGCTGGAACGGTTGGAACTCTTGTAACTGCACCAGTGGACATGATTAAAACTCGTCTAATGTTACAACAAGAAGCAAGAGGTGTCAGAAATTATAGAAATGCATTCCATTGTGCTTACCAG GTAGTGCTTACAGAAGGCTTTGGAGCACTTTACAAAGG TGGATCTGCCACCTTTGCGAGATTAGGTCCCCAGACCGCAATCACATTTATTGTCTGTGAGAAGCTACGGGAACTCGTTGGAATAAAAGCGATTTGA
- the LOC135583625 gene encoding uncharacterized protein LOC135583625 isoform X5: MGGKEMKGSELRLPYAAYHFTTSGAAVAVATAVTHPLDVVKVRLQMQLAGQRGHLVGMGTIFTQMIKNEGARSLYLGLGPALTRSLLYGGLRLGLYEPFKYVCEHVVGSTNIFVKIASGAFSGAIATGVTNPTEVLKVRLQMNSNSQTGPFREMYKIVSDEGVRALWKGVGPAMARASCLTASQLATYDESKQVLLKWTPLEEGFHLHLISSCIAGTVGTLVTAPVDMIKTRLMLQQEARGVRNYRNAFHCAYQVVLTEGFGALYKGGSATFARLGPQTAITFIVCEKLRELVGIKAI; encoded by the exons ATGGGAGGGAAGGAGATGAAGGGATCCGAATTGCGGCTGCCGTATGCCGCTTATCACTTCACGACCAGCGGGGCGGCTGTCGCTGTCGCGACCGCCGTCACCCATCCCTTGG ATGTCGTCAAAGTTAGACTCCAAATGCAGCTTGCTGGCCAAAGAGGACATTTGGTTGGGATG GGAACAATTTTCACACAAATGATAAAAAATGAAGGAGCTAGAAGTCTCTATTTGGGGCTTGGACCTGCGTTGACTAGGTCTCTCCTTTATGGAGGTCTTCGTTTAGGTTTATATGAACCTTTCAAGTATGTTTGTGAACACGTAGTTGGTTCAACTAATATCTTTGTGAAAATTGCATCTGGGGCATTTTCTGGTGCAATTGCAACTGGTGTGACTAATCCAACAGAAGTTCTAAAG GTAAGGTTACAAATGAACTCAAACTCCCAAACTGGACCCTTCAGGGAAATGTACAAAATTGTGTCAGATGAGGGTGTGCGAGCACTTTGGAAAGGAGTTGGCCCAGCAATGGCCAGAGCTAGTTGTCTGACAGCATCACAGCTTGCAACTTATGATGAATCAAAACAG GTTTTGCTTAAGTGGACCCCTCTTGAAGAAGGCTTTCATCTACATCTCAT CTCAAGTTGCATAGCTGGAACGGTTGGAACTCTTGTAACTGCACCAGTGGACATGATTAAAACTCGTCTAATGTTACAACAAGAAGCAAGAGGTGTCAGAAATTATAGAAATGCATTCCATTGTGCTTACCAG GTAGTGCTTACAGAAGGCTTTGGAGCACTTTACAAAGG TGGATCTGCCACCTTTGCGAGATTAGGTCCCCAGACCGCAATCACATTTATTGTCTGTGAGAAGCTACGGGAACTCGTTGGAATAAAAGCGATTTGA
- the LOC135583625 gene encoding uncharacterized protein LOC135583625 isoform X1, with amino-acid sequence MFAALMGGKEMKGSELRLPYAAYHFTTSGAAVAVATAVTHPLDVVKVRLQMQLAGQRGHLVGMGTIFTQMIKNEGARSLYLGLGPALTRSLLYGGLRLGLYEPFKYVCEHVVGSTNIFVKIASGAFSGAIATGVTNPTEVLKVRLQMNSNSQTGPFREMYKIVSDEGVRALWKGVGPAMARASCLTASQLATYDESKQVLLKWTPLEEGFHLHLISSCIAGTVGTLVTAPVDMIKTRLMLQQEARGVRNYRNAFHCAYQVVLTEGFGALYKGGSATFARLGPQTAITFIVCEKLRELVGIKAI; translated from the exons ATGTTTGCAGCGCTGATGGGAGGGAAGGAGATGAAGGGATCCGAATTGCGGCTGCCGTATGCCGCTTATCACTTCACGACCAGCGGGGCGGCTGTCGCTGTCGCGACCGCCGTCACCCATCCCTTGG ATGTCGTCAAAGTTAGACTCCAAATGCAGCTTGCTGGCCAAAGAGGACATTTGGTTGGGATG GGAACAATTTTCACACAAATGATAAAAAATGAAGGAGCTAGAAGTCTCTATTTGGGGCTTGGACCTGCGTTGACTAGGTCTCTCCTTTATGGAGGTCTTCGTTTAGGTTTATATGAACCTTTCAAGTATGTTTGTGAACACGTAGTTGGTTCAACTAATATCTTTGTGAAAATTGCATCTGGGGCATTTTCTGGTGCAATTGCAACTGGTGTGACTAATCCAACAGAAGTTCTAAAG GTAAGGTTACAAATGAACTCAAACTCCCAAACTGGACCCTTCAGGGAAATGTACAAAATTGTGTCAGATGAGGGTGTGCGAGCACTTTGGAAAGGAGTTGGCCCAGCAATGGCCAGAGCTAGTTGTCTGACAGCATCACAGCTTGCAACTTATGATGAATCAAAACAG GTTTTGCTTAAGTGGACCCCTCTTGAAGAAGGCTTTCATCTACATCTCAT CTCAAGTTGCATAGCTGGAACGGTTGGAACTCTTGTAACTGCACCAGTGGACATGATTAAAACTCGTCTAATGTTACAACAAGAAGCAAGAGGTGTCAGAAATTATAGAAATGCATTCCATTGTGCTTACCAG GTAGTGCTTACAGAAGGCTTTGGAGCACTTTACAAAGG TGGATCTGCCACCTTTGCGAGATTAGGTCCCCAGACCGCAATCACATTTATTGTCTGTGAGAAGCTACGGGAACTCGTTGGAATAAAAGCGATTTGA
- the LOC135583625 gene encoding uncharacterized protein LOC135583625 isoform X2: MGGKEMKGSELRLPYAAYHFTTSGAAVAVATAVTHPLDVVKVRLQMQLAGQRGHLVGMGTIFTQMIKNEGARSLYLGLGPALTRSLLYGGLRLGLYEPFKYVCEHVVGSTNIFVKIASGAFSGAIATGVTNPTEVLKVRLQMNSNSQTGPFREMYKIVSDEGVRALWKGVGPAMARASCLTASQLATYDESKQVLLKWTPLEEGFHLHLISSCIAGTVGTLVTAPVDMIKTRLMLQQEARGVRNYRNAFHCAYQVSHQLAYCRICLPMQLAICEVLRRVTHASDLAS; this comes from the exons ATGGGAGGGAAGGAGATGAAGGGATCCGAATTGCGGCTGCCGTATGCCGCTTATCACTTCACGACCAGCGGGGCGGCTGTCGCTGTCGCGACCGCCGTCACCCATCCCTTGG ATGTCGTCAAAGTTAGACTCCAAATGCAGCTTGCTGGCCAAAGAGGACATTTGGTTGGGATG GGAACAATTTTCACACAAATGATAAAAAATGAAGGAGCTAGAAGTCTCTATTTGGGGCTTGGACCTGCGTTGACTAGGTCTCTCCTTTATGGAGGTCTTCGTTTAGGTTTATATGAACCTTTCAAGTATGTTTGTGAACACGTAGTTGGTTCAACTAATATCTTTGTGAAAATTGCATCTGGGGCATTTTCTGGTGCAATTGCAACTGGTGTGACTAATCCAACAGAAGTTCTAAAG GTAAGGTTACAAATGAACTCAAACTCCCAAACTGGACCCTTCAGGGAAATGTACAAAATTGTGTCAGATGAGGGTGTGCGAGCACTTTGGAAAGGAGTTGGCCCAGCAATGGCCAGAGCTAGTTGTCTGACAGCATCACAGCTTGCAACTTATGATGAATCAAAACAG GTTTTGCTTAAGTGGACCCCTCTTGAAGAAGGCTTTCATCTACATCTCAT CTCAAGTTGCATAGCTGGAACGGTTGGAACTCTTGTAACTGCACCAGTGGACATGATTAAAACTCGTCTAATGTTACAACAAGAAGCAAGAGGTGTCAGAAATTATAGAAATGCATTCCATTGTGCTTACCAGGTATCACACCAACTTGCATATTGCAGAATATGTTTACCCATGCAACTAGCAATATGTGAAGTGTTAAGGAGAGTCACTCATGCTTCAGATCTAGCTAGTTGA